A single Methanocaldococcus bathoardescens DNA region contains:
- a CDS encoding ABC transporter ATP-binding protein produces MKPKIVVKNLTKYFGDKKVLDEISFEVYEGEIFGLLGHNGAGKTTTLRILTGIIEEYTGYVEINGKIGYLPEERGLYRDEKVVDVLKFFGELAGMERGEIAKSIDYWLNKLKISNYKNSKIKELSKGNQQKVQFIVSVIHNPDIVILDEPFSGLDVVNVKLLRDIIFELKNEGKTVILSTHQLEKIEKLCDRVLILKKGKAVHYGKIENICRKMAYIEYLDNGKLIKKEMPYEDAILILKEKSEDIVKFEVRYSLEEIFLDE; encoded by the coding sequence ATGAAACCAAAAATTGTTGTAAAGAATTTAACAAAATACTTTGGAGATAAAAAGGTTTTAGATGAGATTTCTTTTGAGGTTTATGAGGGGGAGATTTTTGGATTATTGGGGCATAATGGAGCTGGAAAAACTACTACTTTAAGGATATTGACTGGAATTATTGAGGAATATACTGGCTATGTAGAGATTAATGGAAAAATTGGTTATTTGCCAGAGGAGAGGGGGCTTTATAGAGATGAAAAAGTTGTAGATGTATTAAAATTTTTTGGTGAATTGGCAGGGATGGAAAGAGGAGAGATTGCTAAAAGTATTGATTACTGGTTAAATAAACTAAAGATTAGCAATTACAAAAACTCAAAAATTAAAGAGTTATCTAAGGGAAATCAGCAAAAGGTTCAATTTATTGTTTCAGTTATTCATAATCCAGATATTGTTATTTTGGATGAGCCGTTTTCTGGATTAGATGTTGTTAATGTTAAGCTATTGAGAGATATAATATTTGAATTAAAAAATGAAGGAAAGACAGTGATATTATCAACTCATCAATTAGAAAAGATAGAAAAGCTTTGTGATAGAGTTTTAATCTTAAAGAAAGGGAAAGCTGTTCATTATGGAAAGATTGAAAATATTTGCAGAAAAATGGCATATATTGAATATTTAGACAATGGAAAATTAATAAAAAAAGAAATGCCTTATGAAGATGCAATTTTAATTTTGAAAGAAAAATCTGAAGATATTGTTAAATTTGAAGTTAGATATTCATTGGAAGAGATATTTTTGGATGAATAA
- a CDS encoding ABC transporter permease, which translates to MKLDIKKILTIGKREILSNIKRKQFLIATIIGPLIIIALAVIGSFMMFDIKEIKVGYVDEFGLDIPNKVIENNFGKNTTIYFIKYENIEKGKEDVLNKSIDALIFIPRDYLDSGKIIIYSTTKSPNPIITDTLNKFLLKKLLKGKVDNKTYNRVINPMNLEIYSVSKKGFEKETLLSQLLPIGFVFLLYMAISSLSGIIVSSIIEEKQNRVMELLLCYASAENLMFGKILGISAVGLLQIGIWLLFALPIIVIYAVKVSLSLTIFALVYFILGYLFYSSLLCGFSSLFSHPKDASQLISPIIIIQIIPIMFMNTIMVNPNHYMAKILSYIPFTAPYAVVLRASVTQLPLTEIVLSTAIMIVSIAISFILSIKLFKIGVLLYEENLTLKRVIKIIFKK; encoded by the coding sequence ATGAAATTAGATATTAAAAAAATTTTAACTATTGGAAAGAGAGAAATACTCAGTAATATAAAAAGAAAACAGTTTTTAATAGCTACTATTATAGGGCCTTTGATTATAATTGCCTTAGCAGTAATTGGAAGTTTTATGATGTTTGATATTAAGGAAATAAAAGTTGGTTATGTTGATGAATTCGGCTTAGATATTCCAAATAAAGTTATAGAAAATAATTTTGGAAAAAATACAACCATATATTTTATAAAATATGAAAACATTGAAAAAGGTAAAGAGGATGTTTTAAATAAAAGCATAGATGCTTTAATATTTATTCCAAGGGATTACTTAGATTCTGGAAAAATAATAATTTATTCCACAACAAAGTCTCCAAATCCTATAATTACAGATACATTAAATAAATTTCTATTAAAAAAGCTTTTAAAAGGAAAGGTTGATAATAAAACATATAATAGGGTTATAAATCCAATGAATCTTGAAATTTATTCCGTATCTAAGAAAGGATTTGAAAAAGAGACACTTTTATCTCAATTATTGCCTATTGGATTTGTATTTTTGTTGTATATGGCTATATCTTCATTATCTGGGATTATTGTCTCATCAATTATTGAAGAGAAGCAAAATAGGGTAATGGAGCTTTTGCTATGTTATGCATCAGCTGAAAATCTTATGTTTGGTAAAATATTAGGAATTTCAGCTGTTGGTTTATTGCAAATAGGTATTTGGCTGTTATTTGCTTTACCTATAATAGTGATATATGCTGTTAAGGTATCTTTATCTTTAACAATTTTTGCCTTAGTTTATTTTATACTTGGGTATTTATTTTACTCTTCTTTACTCTGCGGTTTCTCATCTTTATTTTCTCATCCAAAAGACGCTTCTCAATTAATATCACCAATAATAATCATTCAAATTATCCCAATAATGTTTATGAACACAATAATGGTTAATCCAAACCACTATATGGCTAAAATTCTCTCTTATATTCCATTTACTGCCCCTTATGCTGTTGTTTTGAGAGCGAGTGTAACTCAACTACCTTTAACAGAAATTGTATTATCAACAGCTATTATGATTGTTAGCATAGCCATATCATTTATTTTATCAATTAAGCTGTTTAAAATTGGTGTATTGCTGTATGAAGAGAATCTAACTCTAAAAAGAGTAATAAAAATTATCTTTAAAAAATAA
- the arcS gene encoding archaeosine synthase subunit alpha, translating to MLEPIAYDIGRMCKEKDKELTPKLIEIDVKADGIKTPFDTYRELTPIFKKSFIGTTEYKGNEIKYQILNFGKHVDLINLEDADLYVIADGRRLIERKELQIIPKIREKISPNSAIYFPAVFPWEIPLLVYMGVDYFDDSLAKLYASIGYKFTKNRAIKVNNYNFEELYNNNKKVYEEILEEVKIAIKNGFLRNIVEETAISHPYLWANYRRYEPDLRNIPLSKENKIIVTTNINIPEVKKYLERLDRYEPYSNVIVLLPCSSKKPYSTSQSHQKFIKAIKSAKVVVEEVILTSPYGLVPRALEGLVNYDIPVTGEWSFEEIELINNCLKNFLKKVEEKFDDYVVIAHLPEHYLEILDLDDIIITSKGNPTSEESLKNLTDTLKNYKELTKNKNISKKGQKIHNIQQLAKFQFGINFIPNEIFINHKGQIFTKISNKNQQIASINSKNGLLILTLSGGELLWNIGGRDVNYVEVNYEIKKGSLFPPGFVDCNENISYNDEVVLIKDNEFLGVGRALMSGFEMKKAKHGALVNIRNVKR from the coding sequence ATGCTTGAACCAATTGCCTATGATATTGGAAGGATGTGTAAAGAGAAAGATAAAGAATTAACTCCTAAGCTAATTGAAATTGATGTTAAAGCTGATGGAATAAAGACGCCGTTTGATACATATAGAGAATTAACACCAATATTTAAAAAATCTTTTATTGGAACTACTGAATATAAAGGTAATGAAATTAAATACCAAATACTAAACTTTGGTAAGCATGTTGATTTAATTAACTTAGAGGATGCCGATTTATATGTTATTGCAGATGGAAGAAGATTAATAGAAAGAAAGGAATTGCAAATAATACCAAAAATTAGAGAAAAAATATCTCCAAACTCAGCAATCTATTTCCCAGCAGTATTTCCTTGGGAAATTCCACTATTAGTTTATATGGGTGTTGATTACTTTGATGATTCTTTAGCTAAGTTATATGCGTCAATAGGTTATAAATTTACAAAAAATAGAGCTATAAAAGTAAATAACTACAACTTTGAAGAACTATACAATAACAACAAGAAAGTTTATGAAGAAATCTTAGAAGAAGTTAAAATAGCTATAAAAAATGGATTTTTAAGAAACATTGTTGAAGAAACTGCTATATCTCATCCATATTTATGGGCTAATTATAGAAGGTATGAGCCAGATTTAAGAAACATTCCACTATCAAAAGAGAATAAAATTATCGTAACTACAAATATCAACATTCCAGAAGTTAAAAAATACTTAGAGAGATTAGATAGATATGAACCATATTCAAATGTTATTGTTTTACTGCCATGCTCATCAAAAAAGCCCTACTCAACCTCTCAATCACACCAAAAGTTTATAAAGGCAATAAAATCTGCAAAAGTTGTTGTTGAAGAAGTTATCTTAACATCTCCTTATGGTTTAGTACCGAGAGCTTTAGAAGGATTAGTTAATTATGACATTCCAGTAACCGGAGAATGGAGTTTTGAGGAAATAGAGCTAATAAATAACTGTTTAAAAAACTTTTTAAAGAAAGTTGAGGAAAAGTTTGATGATTATGTTGTTATAGCACATCTTCCAGAACACTACCTTGAGATTTTAGATTTAGATGACATCATTATAACTTCCAAAGGAAATCCTACATCAGAAGAGTCTTTAAAAAATTTAACAGATACACTAAAGAATTACAAAGAACTAACAAAAAATAAAAATATAAGTAAAAAAGGACAAAAAATTCACAACATTCAACAGCTTGCAAAGTTCCAGTTTGGAATAAATTTCATTCCTAACGAAATATTTATAAACCATAAAGGACAGATATTTACAAAAATTAGCAATAAAAATCAGCAAATAGCATCAATAAATTCAAAAAATGGTCTGCTTATATTAACTCTAAGTGGGGGAGAGTTACTATGGAATATCGGGGGGAGGGATGTTAATTATGTAGAGGTGAATTATGAAATTAAAAAAGGTTCTCTCTTTCCTCCTGGATTTGTTGATTGTAATGAAAATATCTCTTATAACGATGAAGTTGTTTTAATCAAAGATAATGAATTTTTAGGTGTTGGAAGAGCTTTAATGAGTGGATTTGAAATGAAAAAGGCAAAGCACGGGGCTTTAGTAAATATAAGAAACGTTAAAAGGTGA
- the carA gene encoding glutamine-hydrolyzing carbamoyl-phosphate synthase small subunit produces the protein MEAVLVLEDGTILKGKGFGAEKEVFGELVFTTVMAGYVEVLTDPSYKGQIVMMTYPLEGNYGVKKDWFESDGIKAEGFVVREVTSKALDDFLKEYDIPGIQDIDTRFLTRKIRDKGVVKSCLKVAEEISDDEISELLERVRKYKDISDIDLVPLVSTKEPKTYKVENPKARCVLIDCGVKLNIIRSLVKRNCEVIQVPYNTKYDEILEYNPDFVLISNGPGDPARLKEVIETVKKLIGEIPITGICLGNQLLALAFGGETYKMKFGHRGGNQPVKNLETEKVYITSQNHGFAVKEESLPDDVEVSFINLNDMTVEGIRHKDLPIFSVQFHPEARPGPHDTMFLFDEMIKLKDRK, from the coding sequence ATGGAGGCAGTGTTAGTTTTGGAAGATGGGACAATTTTAAAAGGAAAAGGTTTTGGAGCAGAAAAAGAAGTTTTTGGAGAGTTAGTTTTTACAACAGTTATGGCTGGCTATGTTGAAGTTTTAACAGACCCTTCATATAAAGGGCAAATAGTCATGATGACATATCCATTGGAAGGAAATTATGGAGTTAAGAAAGATTGGTTTGAGTCAGATGGAATAAAGGCAGAGGGTTTTGTTGTTAGGGAGGTTACAAGCAAAGCTTTAGATGACTTTTTAAAGGAATATGACATCCCTGGGATTCAAGATATTGATACAAGATTCTTAACAAGAAAGATTAGGGATAAAGGAGTAGTTAAGAGCTGTTTAAAGGTTGCTGAAGAGATAAGTGATGATGAAATATCTGAGTTATTGGAAAGAGTCAGAAAATATAAGGATATATCAGATATCGATTTAGTTCCATTAGTTTCAACAAAAGAGCCAAAAACATACAAAGTTGAGAATCCAAAGGCAAGATGTGTTTTAATTGATTGTGGAGTTAAATTAAACATAATAAGAAGCTTAGTTAAAAGAAACTGTGAAGTTATCCAAGTTCCATATAACACAAAATATGATGAAATCTTAGAATATAATCCAGATTTTGTTTTAATCTCTAACGGTCCAGGAGACCCTGCAAGGTTAAAAGAAGTTATTGAAACAGTTAAAAAGTTGATTGGGGAGATTCCAATAACAGGAATTTGTTTAGGTAACCAGCTTTTAGCTTTAGCATTTGGTGGAGAAACATACAAGATGAAGTTTGGGCATAGGGGAGGAAACCAGCCAGTTAAAAACTTAGAGACAGAAAAAGTTTATATAACATCTCAAAACCATGGATTTGCAGTTAAAGAAGAAAGTTTGCCAGATGATGTAGAAGTGAGCTTTATAAATCTAAACGATATGACTGTTGAAGGTATTAGGCATAAAGATTTGCCTATCTTTTCAGTTCAATTCCACCCAGAGGCAAGACCTGGGCCTCATGACACTATGTTTTTGTTTGATGAGATGATAAAGTTGAAGGATAGAAAATAA
- the serA gene encoding phosphoglycerate dehydrogenase, with translation MVKILVTDPLHEDAIKILEEVGDVEVATGLTKEELLEKVKDADVLVVRSGTKVTRDVIEKAEKLKVIGRAGVGVDNIDVEAATEKGIIVVNAPDASSISVAELTMGLMLAAARNIPQATASLKRGEWDRKRFKGIELYGKTLGVIGLGRIGQQVVKRAKAFGMNIIGYDPYIPKEVAESLGVELVDDINELCKRADFITLHVPLTPKTRHIIGREQIALMKKNAIIVNCARGGLIDEKALYEALKEKKIRAAALDVFEEEPPKDNPLLTLDNVIGTPHQGASTEEAQKAAGTIVAEQIKKVLKGELAENVVNMPNIPQEKLGKLKPYMLLAEVLGNIVMQVLDGSVSRVELIYSGELAKEKTDLIKRAFLKGLLSPILLAGINLVNAPVIAKNRNINVVESTTSEEKYGNAIKITAESDKKKFSIVGAIINNKPVILEVDGYEVNFIPEGVLAIVKHVDRPGTIGRVCITLGDYGINIAGMQVGRKEPGGESVMLLNLDHTVPDEVVEKIKEIPNIKDVAVINL, from the coding sequence ATGGTTAAGATATTGGTTACAGACCCACTACATGAAGATGCAATAAAGATATTGGAAGAAGTTGGAGATGTTGAGGTAGCTACTGGCTTAACAAAAGAAGAGTTGTTGGAAAAGGTTAAAGATGCAGATGTTTTGGTTGTTAGGAGTGGAACAAAGGTTACAAGGGACGTTATTGAGAAAGCTGAAAAATTAAAAGTTATTGGTAGAGCAGGGGTTGGAGTAGATAACATAGATGTTGAGGCAGCAACAGAAAAAGGTATTATAGTAGTTAATGCTCCAGACGCTTCATCAATTTCAGTAGCTGAGCTTACAATGGGATTAATGCTTGCCGCTGCAAGAAACATTCCTCAAGCTACTGCATCATTAAAAAGAGGAGAATGGGATAGAAAGAGATTTAAAGGTATTGAATTGTATGGAAAAACACTTGGAGTTATTGGTTTAGGAAGAATAGGGCAGCAAGTTGTTAAGAGAGCTAAGGCATTTGGAATGAATATTATAGGTTACGACCCATACATCCCAAAGGAAGTTGCTGAAAGTTTGGGAGTTGAGTTGGTTGATGACATAAACGAGTTATGTAAGAGAGCTGATTTTATAACATTGCACGTTCCATTAACACCAAAAACAAGACATATTATTGGTAGAGAGCAAATAGCTTTAATGAAAAAGAATGCTATAATTGTTAATTGTGCAAGAGGAGGGCTTATAGATGAAAAAGCGTTATATGAAGCGTTAAAAGAGAAAAAAATTAGAGCTGCTGCTTTGGATGTTTTTGAAGAAGAACCACCAAAAGACAACCCATTATTGACATTAGATAATGTTATAGGAACTCCTCATCAGGGAGCTTCAACTGAAGAAGCTCAAAAAGCTGCTGGAACAATAGTAGCTGAGCAGATAAAGAAAGTTTTAAAAGGAGAGTTGGCTGAAAATGTTGTAAATATGCCAAACATCCCTCAGGAAAAATTAGGAAAGTTAAAGCCATACATGTTATTGGCAGAAGTTCTTGGAAACATCGTTATGCAAGTGTTGGATGGCTCTGTTAGTAGAGTAGAGCTTATTTATTCAGGAGAACTTGCTAAAGAAAAAACTGATTTGATAAAGAGGGCATTCTTAAAAGGTCTTCTCTCACCAATATTATTAGCTGGAATTAATTTAGTTAATGCTCCTGTTATAGCCAAAAATAGAAATATCAATGTAGTTGAAAGCACAACATCAGAAGAAAAATATGGAAATGCTATAAAAATAACTGCTGAAAGTGATAAGAAGAAATTCTCAATAGTTGGGGCAATAATAAACAACAAACCTGTTATCTTAGAAGTTGATGGATATGAAGTCAATTTTATCCCTGAAGGAGTTTTAGCTATAGTTAAGCACGTTGATAGACCTGGCACAATTGGTAGAGTTTGCATAACTTTAGGAGATTATGGAATAAACATTGCTGGTATGCAGGTTGGTAGAAAAGAGCCTGGAGGAGAGAGTGTAATGCTACTAAACTTAGACCATACAGTCCCTGATGAAGTTGTTGAAAAGATAAAAGAAATTCCAAACATCAAGGATGTTGCTGTAATAAATCTATAA
- a CDS encoding HD domain-containing protein encodes MDYDELRLLEGIPKMIYDELTKNKKVNTLLKMSNIMAVGRLGYNDHGKTHAKIVANNAIKMLKILYKKGIEPSFMRDCKGSFEDSLVITLLGAYLHDIGNAVHRDIHHLHSAYLALDIVENILKKYYKEEKAYQMTTEVLHTIYSHSEGIMGLTIEAGVIAVADGTDMTKGRSRVPICKRCYDIHSVSAASIEKVKIKEGDEKPIQIEIILSNEAGIFQIQEVLGEKIKWSGIKDYVSVYARVEKEKPVFKEINL; translated from the coding sequence ATGGATTATGATGAGTTAAGATTGTTGGAGGGCATTCCAAAAATGATTTATGATGAATTAACTAAAAATAAAAAGGTCAATACTCTGTTAAAGATGTCAAATATAATGGCTGTTGGTAGATTGGGCTATAACGACCATGGAAAAACACATGCCAAGATAGTGGCAAACAATGCAATAAAGATGCTGAAAATCTTATATAAAAAAGGAATAGAACCAAGTTTTATGAGAGATTGTAAGGGCAGTTTTGAAGATTCTTTAGTTATAACTCTTTTGGGAGCTTATTTACATGATATTGGGAATGCAGTACATAGGGATATACACCATTTACATTCGGCATATTTGGCTTTAGATATTGTTGAAAACATATTAAAAAAGTATTATAAAGAAGAGAAAGCTTATCAGATGACCACTGAAGTTTTACACACCATTTATTCTCATAGTGAGGGAATTATGGGTTTAACTATTGAGGCTGGAGTTATAGCTGTTGCAGATGGAACAGATATGACAAAAGGAAGGTCGAGAGTTCCAATATGTAAAAGATGTTATGATATACATTCAGTTTCAGCGGCTTCCATTGAAAAAGTTAAAATAAAAGAAGGGGATGAGAAGCCAATACAAATAGAGATAATATTGTCAAATGAAGCAGGAATATTCCAAATTCAGGAAGTTTTAGGAGAGAAAATAAAATGGAGTGGAATAAAAGATTACGTCTCTGTGTATGCAAGAGTTGAAAAAGAAAAACCTGTATTCAAAGAGATTAACCTTTAA